From the genome of Paenibacillus sp. JQZ6Y-1, one region includes:
- a CDS encoding HlyD family secretion protein, translating to MKKKLTLWILVALLVISGGALGYYYWYQGTYYIKSDDARITADQYKVMPQITAKLTHIDVEEGDTLKRNEPIAEQDVSGLTSDAISKSILRAPIDGTVLKLYSKTNEIASPSSTVAVMADLNNLYVSTNIEETDISRIKLGALVDITLDAASDEIIQGKVRKIGQASNSVFSVIPATNTSGNFNKVTQRIPVEIALNVPEGLQLIPGTNVEVKIHTP from the coding sequence GTGAAGAAGAAGCTCACATTATGGATATTGGTCGCGTTATTAGTCATTAGTGGCGGGGCGCTCGGCTACTATTACTGGTACCAAGGAACGTATTACATCAAGAGCGATGACGCACGTATTACGGCTGACCAGTATAAGGTGATGCCGCAGATTACAGCCAAGCTGACGCATATTGATGTAGAGGAAGGGGACACGTTGAAGCGCAATGAACCGATTGCCGAGCAGGACGTATCCGGTCTCACCTCCGATGCCATTAGCAAATCAATACTGCGCGCCCCAATTGACGGCACGGTGCTCAAGCTGTATTCCAAAACAAACGAAATCGCTTCGCCTAGCTCGACGGTCGCGGTAATGGCGGATCTGAACAATTTGTACGTATCGACCAATATCGAAGAAACCGACATTAGCCGCATCAAGCTGGGGGCGCTGGTCGATATTACGCTGGATGCGGCGAGTGATGAGATCATTCAAGGCAAGGTGCGCAAGATTGGACAAGCGTCGAACTCGGTCTTTTCCGTGATTCCGGCGACCAATACGAGCGGTAACTTTAACAAAGTCACTCAGCGGATTCCGGTTGAGATCGCTTTGAACGTACCGGAAGGACTGCAATTGATTCCCGGAACCAACGTGGAAGTGAAGATTCATACACCGTAA
- a CDS encoding GntR family transcriptional regulator: MLKYQHIAAEIEKYIQEHALQQGDKLPVLDELMLQFGVSKSTIIKSLELLEEKGVIFQVRGSGIFVRRHGRKGYISLLKNQGFTRDLDEFPVTSNVLLLEVIKPNREVASNLNIEPDQDVYHVKRVRYIYEQTLCVEESYYNKAIVTYLNNEIVSDSIFDYIRDGLGLKIGFSDSYLHVDKLNAEEAAHLRLQPGEPKLQVETIFHLSNGQPFDFSKITYNYVQSQFFIQANGHRM, translated from the coding sequence ATGTTAAAATACCAACACATTGCCGCAGAAATCGAAAAATACATTCAAGAGCATGCCTTGCAGCAGGGAGATAAATTGCCCGTGCTGGACGAGCTGATGCTCCAATTCGGTGTGAGCAAAAGCACCATCATCAAATCGCTAGAGCTGCTGGAAGAGAAAGGCGTGATCTTTCAGGTGCGTGGTAGCGGTATCTTCGTCCGCCGTCACGGGCGCAAAGGATATATCAGCTTGCTGAAAAATCAAGGCTTTACCCGCGATCTGGATGAGTTTCCGGTGACATCGAATGTACTGTTACTAGAAGTGATCAAGCCCAATCGCGAGGTGGCGTCCAATCTGAATATTGAGCCGGATCAGGATGTGTATCATGTGAAGCGGGTTCGCTATATCTACGAGCAGACGCTATGCGTAGAGGAATCGTATTACAACAAAGCCATTGTCACGTATCTGAACAATGAGATCGTCTCCGATTCGATCTTTGATTATATTCGGGACGGCTTGGGGCTGAAGATCGGATTCTCGGATTCGTATTTGCATGTCGACAAGCTAAATGCGGAGGAGGCGGCGCATCTGCGATTGCAGCCGGGTGAGCCGAAGCTACAGGTGGAGACGATTTTCCATCTGTCCAATGGTCAACCGTTCGACTTTTCCAAAATCACGTACAACTATGTACAGTCTCAATTCTTTATTCAGGCGAATGGGCATCGGATGTAG
- a CDS encoding efflux RND transporter periplasmic adaptor subunit — protein MRTRKWEMTAAALVLSTVMLAGCSTSNQAASPMKVTVKVASAQQGQIGQGEIYTGTVNPSETVNIVPKMSGKISAVSVDVGTPVKPGQVLFKLEDDDLQNKLKIAQSDAEAASAGIKTAESSRESGMVSANSGVVSSKSGVISSKSAITQAESGINQAQASVNQANTALKTAQTGVSTAGNTIKQTQEALKTAQATQTRTQSLLDNGLATQADLEKAQSAVSSAQTAYDNAVNAKANAEEQLAAAQNNIATTQKALTTAREAYNNATSSYANANDGYSNAQRQLEVSQSTAGIEASQQKLKQAQVNVDIARDALDNAVVESPINGIIVTKNIESGEMTPTGTASLVIANLNTVNILIYIPADQINGIQKGDQVQVNVSSSGLIATGKVKLINPLDDSGNGYPVQVTVSNADGKLKTGMLADVSFIGKDSKSGIIIPTKAVVKDGDKSYVYVAANGKAIRKEVTIASTTGSQTLISKGLKSGEQVIQNNQALLDEDAAITIAQS, from the coding sequence ATGAGAACAAGAAAATGGGAAATGACTGCTGCCGCACTGGTACTTAGTACCGTCATGCTGGCAGGCTGTTCTACCAGTAACCAAGCGGCATCTCCGATGAAGGTGACGGTCAAAGTCGCTTCTGCTCAGCAGGGTCAGATTGGTCAGGGTGAAATCTACACGGGTACCGTCAATCCGTCTGAAACGGTCAATATCGTACCGAAAATGAGCGGCAAAATCTCCGCCGTCTCCGTCGATGTTGGCACACCGGTAAAACCGGGTCAGGTGTTGTTCAAGCTGGAGGATGACGATCTGCAAAATAAACTCAAGATCGCTCAATCCGACGCCGAAGCAGCCTCCGCTGGCATCAAAACCGCAGAAAGCTCCCGCGAATCCGGTATGGTATCTGCCAATTCCGGCGTCGTCAGCTCGAAAAGCGGCGTGATTTCATCCAAAAGTGCAATCACCCAAGCAGAGAGCGGCATCAATCAAGCGCAAGCATCAGTGAATCAGGCGAATACAGCCTTGAAAACAGCACAAACTGGCGTATCCACGGCGGGCAATACGATCAAACAAACGCAGGAAGCCTTAAAGACGGCGCAGGCTACCCAGACACGTACTCAGTCGCTGTTGGATAACGGGCTGGCTACACAAGCTGATCTGGAAAAAGCACAATCCGCCGTTAGCAGCGCCCAGACCGCCTACGATAATGCAGTCAACGCCAAAGCCAATGCTGAAGAACAACTGGCAGCAGCGCAGAACAATATCGCCACCACGCAAAAGGCACTGACCACTGCCCGTGAAGCGTACAATAACGCAACTAGCAGCTATGCCAACGCGAACGACGGCTATAGCAATGCGCAGCGTCAATTGGAAGTATCGCAAAGCACCGCAGGCATTGAAGCGAGTCAGCAAAAGCTCAAGCAGGCACAGGTGAATGTCGATATTGCCCGCGATGCGCTGGATAACGCAGTTGTGGAATCACCAATTAATGGTATCATCGTAACCAAAAATATCGAGTCTGGCGAGATGACGCCAACCGGAACCGCATCGCTCGTAATTGCCAATCTGAATACCGTCAATATTCTGATCTACATTCCAGCTGACCAGATTAATGGTATTCAAAAAGGCGATCAGGTGCAGGTTAATGTATCGTCCTCCGGTCTGATTGCTACTGGAAAAGTGAAGCTGATCAATCCACTGGATGATAGCGGCAATGGCTATCCAGTACAGGTAACGGTATCCAATGCCGATGGAAAACTCAAAACGGGAATGCTGGCTGACGTCAGCTTTATCGGTAAAGATTCCAAATCCGGCATCATCATCCCAACCAAAGCGGTTGTCAAAGATGGCGACAAATCGTATGTGTACGTTGCTGCTAATGGCAAAGCGATACGCAAAGAAGTCACTATCGCTTCCACAACTGGTTCTCAAACGCTGATCTCCAAAGGTCTAAAATCCGGTGAGCAGGTCATCCAGAACAATCAAGCCTTGCTGGATGAAGATGCGGCGATTACGATCGCGCAGAGTTGA
- the mtnK gene encoding S-methyl-5-thioribose kinase, with the protein MSTPATNTYEALNEQTAIELAVKLNLFPTDAKLSCREIGDGNLNLVFHITEPSTGRGSIIKQALPYVRVIGEGWPLTLDRARMESEALRIFARYAPDYVPQVYYTDEQYAITVMEDLSHLTIVRTGFAEGAVYPLLSQHIGEYLAQTLYGTSDFALGAEARRELALQFHNPELCKITENFVFTYPLIDDESNDVEPGLQQLAQQLWQDQALLLEGAKLKRHFMTSAEALLHGDLHTGSIFASDEETKVIDPEFAFYGPVGYDIGLFISNTLLSALARQDDSRELLLNHVLTVWDVFSTRYRELWQQNNQEYFANVPGLVEDQLQHILEDTVGFAGSEMMRRVIGLAHAKDIEAIGDDEKRLHIKSSAALLARDFIVNRSRYRTAQQIVDALQQADQGVPIHIHP; encoded by the coding sequence ATGAGCACACCTGCTACCAATACGTATGAAGCATTGAATGAACAGACCGCGATAGAACTGGCGGTGAAGCTGAATCTGTTTCCTACGGATGCCAAGCTGTCCTGCCGCGAGATCGGCGATGGCAACCTGAATCTAGTATTTCATATTACCGAGCCGTCCACCGGACGAGGCAGCATTATTAAGCAAGCACTGCCGTATGTACGCGTGATCGGGGAAGGCTGGCCGCTGACACTGGATCGGGCGCGAATGGAGAGCGAAGCGTTACGAATCTTTGCTCGGTATGCCCCGGACTACGTGCCGCAGGTATATTATACTGACGAGCAGTATGCAATTACAGTAATGGAAGACTTATCCCATCTGACAATCGTGCGTACCGGATTTGCCGAAGGCGCAGTCTATCCGCTGCTATCTCAACATATCGGCGAATATCTGGCGCAAACGCTGTACGGCACGTCGGACTTTGCATTAGGTGCGGAGGCACGGCGCGAGCTGGCATTACAATTTCATAATCCAGAGCTGTGCAAAATTACAGAGAATTTTGTGTTTACCTATCCGCTGATCGACGATGAAAGTAATGACGTCGAACCCGGCTTGCAGCAGCTAGCACAGCAATTGTGGCAAGATCAGGCATTGCTATTGGAAGGCGCCAAATTGAAGCGTCACTTCATGACGTCTGCCGAAGCACTGCTGCATGGAGATCTGCATACCGGTAGTATCTTTGCCAGTGATGAGGAGACGAAGGTGATTGATCCTGAGTTTGCCTTTTATGGTCCTGTCGGTTATGACATTGGTCTGTTTATCTCCAATACGCTACTGTCTGCTCTAGCGCGTCAGGATGATAGCCGTGAGCTGCTGCTGAATCATGTGCTAACGGTGTGGGACGTGTTCTCCACTCGTTACCGTGAGCTGTGGCAGCAGAATAATCAGGAGTATTTTGCCAATGTGCCGGGGTTGGTGGAGGATCAGCTACAGCATATTTTGGAAGATACGGTAGGCTTTGCGGGCAGCGAGATGATGCGACGTGTGATCGGACTCGCCCATGCCAAGGATATTGAAGCTATCGGCGATGACGAAAAGCGTCTGCATATCAAGTCCAGTGCTGCTCTGCTAGCACGCGATTTTATCGTGAACCGCAGCCGTTATCGCACTGCACAGCAGATCGTCGATGCACTACAGCAGGCAGATCAAGGTGTTCCTATCCATATCCATCCATAA
- a CDS encoding PadR family transcriptional regulator — MSLQIYILGSLWENDIHPYEIKKRIIENTSGTVTITDGNLYYNFDALHKKGYIEKVETVSSEHYPDKSFYGITEQGRESLKDMIYKSFTAPKDVRSLLAPLFFVRLVDMNRIAFLLQEAVEQREQDLVSTRERSAQWTTPDMTPEYEECHAFLIRYSLSKRENELASLKDLLGVIQRMNSQQ, encoded by the coding sequence TTGTCTTTACAAATTTATATTCTAGGATCGTTATGGGAAAACGACATTCATCCCTACGAGATCAAGAAGCGCATTATCGAGAATACGAGCGGCACAGTCACCATTACCGACGGCAATCTGTACTACAATTTCGATGCCCTACATAAGAAAGGCTACATCGAAAAGGTTGAAACGGTATCTTCCGAACACTATCCTGACAAAAGCTTTTACGGCATCACCGAGCAGGGACGCGAATCTCTAAAAGATATGATTTACAAAAGCTTTACAGCCCCCAAGGATGTACGTTCGCTGCTGGCGCCGCTCTTTTTTGTGCGGCTGGTGGATATGAATCGGATTGCTTTTTTGCTACAGGAAGCAGTGGAGCAGCGTGAACAAGACCTTGTGAGCACACGAGAACGTTCAGCCCAATGGACTACACCGGACATGACGCCGGAGTATGAGGAATGCCATGCCTTTTTAATTCGCTATTCGCTTTCGAAGCGTGAAAATGAACTGGCTTCGCTAAAAGACTTGCTTGGTGTTATTCAACGGATGAACAGCCAGCAATGA
- a CDS encoding beta-glucoside-specific PTS transporter subunit IIABC — protein sequence MSGKVRDYPKLAQDILTAVGGEQNIAGATRCATRLRLVLKDSNTQAKETVSAMPGVITVVENGGQFQIVIGQHVGEVYDEFAKLVNIDQSAEGNEHKGTIVNRIIATMSAVFAPFVYILAAAGIMQGLLIIINLLFPGADQNSTYQVISFISWSPFTFLPIFIAITASKHFKTNMFIAVACCAALVSPSWAEMAAQIADGGRLNFAGIALTETTYTSTVLPPLFLVWILSYLEKFLNKRIHEVIRPLFVPLLCMLIMVPLTIVLIGPVTTMGANGIANGYNFLAEHAPALAGAIVGGFWQVIVIFGVHWGVTPMVLANFEQYGRDSFQAYQTIAVVAQIGAVLGVILKTRNSETRKIGVSAGVTGLFGITEPAIYGITLRFKKPMIFGCISGAVGAIVASFFNPYYFAYAGLPGPLTIVNGINADYPTSIWGLLIGAAIAIVLPVILIQLFGYGVDEAKSSDGDPQLASEQGKTGTAQQTPAPAVIGTLNDAAVSSASQNPTGVAATTIHTAQSADAQPSTATLAQEESISAPLAGKILPLSDVPDEAFSSGAMGQGIAIQPDDNKLYAPFDGTVATIAPTLHAIGLQSDSGVELFIHIGLDTVKLKGAPFTLHVQDGDRIRKGDLLLTFDREQIENEGLPIITPVLVTNGYEYKDIVVGNLDIATRDADILTVIR from the coding sequence ATGTCGGGAAAAGTGAGAGATTATCCAAAGCTGGCACAGGACATCCTGACCGCAGTCGGCGGTGAGCAAAACATCGCTGGAGCGACGCGCTGCGCAACTCGGTTGCGTCTGGTGTTGAAGGATTCGAATACACAGGCAAAAGAAACCGTGTCCGCAATGCCGGGTGTCATCACCGTGGTGGAAAATGGCGGACAGTTCCAAATCGTCATCGGTCAGCATGTCGGCGAAGTGTATGACGAATTCGCCAAGCTAGTCAATATCGACCAGTCTGCTGAAGGTAACGAGCATAAAGGTACGATTGTAAACCGTATTATTGCTACGATGTCAGCAGTATTTGCTCCTTTTGTCTATATTCTGGCAGCAGCCGGTATTATGCAGGGTCTGCTGATTATCATCAATCTATTGTTTCCTGGCGCGGATCAGAACAGTACATATCAGGTGATCAGCTTCATCTCCTGGTCGCCGTTCACCTTCCTGCCGATCTTTATCGCCATTACGGCATCCAAGCATTTTAAAACCAATATGTTTATCGCGGTCGCCTGTTGTGCGGCACTTGTTAGCCCTTCATGGGCAGAGATGGCAGCGCAGATTGCCGACGGCGGTCGCTTGAATTTTGCTGGTATTGCACTGACAGAGACTACGTATACCTCTACTGTGCTGCCACCGCTGTTCCTTGTATGGATTCTGTCCTATCTGGAAAAATTCCTAAACAAACGTATACATGAAGTGATTCGTCCACTATTTGTACCGCTGCTCTGTATGCTGATCATGGTTCCTTTAACCATCGTACTGATCGGTCCGGTAACCACAATGGGTGCTAACGGCATTGCAAACGGATACAACTTCCTTGCTGAGCACGCACCTGCTCTTGCCGGTGCGATTGTCGGCGGATTCTGGCAGGTCATCGTGATCTTTGGCGTACACTGGGGTGTCACACCGATGGTACTCGCCAACTTTGAACAATATGGACGCGATTCGTTCCAAGCGTACCAAACGATTGCTGTCGTCGCACAGATCGGTGCTGTACTGGGTGTTATTTTGAAAACACGCAACAGCGAAACACGCAAAATCGGTGTATCCGCTGGTGTCACTGGATTGTTCGGCATTACCGAGCCAGCGATCTACGGGATTACGCTTCGCTTCAAAAAGCCGATGATCTTCGGCTGTATCTCTGGTGCAGTTGGTGCAATTGTAGCGAGCTTCTTTAACCCGTATTACTTCGCTTATGCAGGTCTGCCGGGTCCACTCACCATTGTAAACGGCATCAACGCCGACTATCCGACTTCTATCTGGGGTCTGCTCATCGGTGCTGCCATTGCCATCGTTCTGCCGGTTATTCTAATTCAGCTATTCGGCTATGGCGTAGACGAAGCCAAATCATCGGACGGCGATCCACAGCTGGCAAGTGAACAAGGTAAAACTGGTACAGCGCAGCAAACGCCTGCACCAGCGGTGATCGGTACACTGAATGATGCAGCGGTATCATCTGCATCGCAGAATCCTACTGGCGTAGCAGCAACGACCATCCATACTGCTCAATCAGCAGATGCACAGCCATCCACTGCTACACTGGCGCAAGAAGAAAGTATTAGCGCTCCGTTAGCTGGCAAAATCCTGCCATTGTCCGATGTACCAGACGAAGCATTCAGCTCTGGCGCGATGGGACAAGGTATTGCGATTCAGCCGGATGACAACAAGCTGTACGCACCATTTGACGGTACCGTGGCAACCATTGCACCAACCCTTCATGCCATCGGGCTGCAATCGGATAGCGGTGTAGAGCTGTTCATCCACATCGGATTGGATACGGTCAAACTGAAAGGCGCTCCATTCACTCTGCATGTACAAGATGGCGACCGCATTCGCAAAGGCGATCTGCTACTCACCTTTGACCGCGAGCAGATTGAAAACGAAGGGCTGCCGATCATCACACCCGTACTGGTCACCAATGGATATGAGTACAAAGACATCGTAGTCGGCAATCTGGATATCGCTACAAGAGACGCTGACATTTTGACCGTCATTCGTTGA
- the bglA gene encoding 6-phospho-beta-glucosidase BglA: MTQLPKDFLWGGALAAHQFEGGWNADGKGPSVVDVMTAGAHGVPRRITDTIEPNTFYPNHEAIDFHGHYKEDIALFAEMGLKCLRTSIGWSRIFPQGDEDAPNEAGLQFYDNVFDELLKHGIEPVITLSHFEMPLHLAREYGGFRSRKVIEYFVTFAETCFKRYKDKVKYWMTFNEINNKMDAHNPIFLWTNSGVMVQEGENAREVMYQAGHHELLASALSVAKGKEINPDFQIGAMVSHVPIYPYSCNPDDVMLAEQAMRERYFFPDVHVRGYYPNYVLKEFEREGYNIVFEPGDEEILRNGTVDYLGFSYYMSTTVKSDVHNDNTGDVVNGGLPNSIANPYIQSSDWGWAIDPVGLRYTLNRFYDRYQIPLFIVENGFGAIDQLEDDGSIHDPARIEYLKSHIEALEQAVNEDGVDLIGYTPWGIIDIVSFTTGEMKKRYGMIYVDRDNEGNGSMKRYKKDSFAWYQQVIESRGETNNK, encoded by the coding sequence ATGACACAACTACCAAAAGACTTTTTATGGGGCGGCGCACTGGCGGCGCATCAATTCGAGGGCGGCTGGAACGCCGACGGTAAAGGACCGAGCGTCGTAGACGTAATGACCGCTGGTGCGCACGGTGTACCACGCCGAATTACCGACACCATCGAGCCAAACACCTTTTACCCGAACCACGAAGCAATCGACTTTCATGGTCATTATAAGGAGGATATTGCGCTATTCGCCGAAATGGGCTTGAAATGTCTGCGCACCTCCATCGGTTGGAGCCGTATTTTTCCACAGGGTGACGAGGATGCGCCAAATGAAGCAGGGCTGCAATTTTACGACAATGTATTCGACGAGCTGCTGAAGCACGGCATTGAGCCAGTGATCACGCTGTCGCATTTTGAAATGCCGCTGCATCTGGCACGGGAATATGGTGGTTTTCGCAGTCGCAAAGTCATCGAATACTTCGTTACCTTTGCCGAAACCTGCTTCAAGCGCTACAAGGACAAAGTGAAATACTGGATGACCTTTAACGAAATCAACAATAAAATGGACGCTCACAATCCGATCTTCCTCTGGACCAATTCCGGCGTAATGGTACAAGAAGGCGAAAATGCGCGCGAAGTGATGTACCAAGCTGGACATCATGAGCTGCTGGCGAGCGCACTGTCCGTTGCCAAAGGTAAAGAGATCAATCCTGATTTCCAAATTGGCGCCATGGTGTCCCATGTACCGATCTATCCGTACTCCTGCAACCCAGACGATGTGATGCTAGCAGAACAAGCGATGCGGGAACGCTACTTCTTCCCCGATGTGCATGTGCGCGGATACTATCCAAATTATGTGCTCAAGGAATTTGAACGCGAGGGCTACAACATCGTATTCGAGCCGGGCGATGAGGAGATTCTGCGTAATGGTACAGTCGATTACCTCGGCTTTAGCTATTACATGTCTACGACGGTGAAGAGTGATGTGCATAACGATAATACAGGCGACGTGGTCAATGGTGGATTGCCCAACAGCATAGCCAACCCGTATATCCAATCGAGCGATTGGGGCTGGGCGATTGATCCCGTTGGATTGCGTTACACGCTGAATCGCTTTTATGACCGTTACCAGATTCCATTGTTTATCGTGGAAAATGGCTTTGGTGCGATTGACCAACTGGAAGACGACGGCTCCATCCATGATCCGGCGCGGATTGAATATTTGAAATCCCATATTGAAGCGCTGGAACAAGCAGTGAATGAGGACGGCGTGGATCTGATCGGCTATACGCCATGGGGGATTATTGATATTGTGTCGTTTACGACGGGCGAGATGAAGAAGCGGTATGGAATGATTTATGTAGATCGGGATAATGAGGGCAATGGGTCGATGAAGCGGTATAAGAAAGATTCGTTTGCTTGGTATCAACAAGTGATTGAGAGCCGTGGAGAAACAAACAACAAATAA
- a CDS encoding DHA2 family efflux MFS transporter permease subunit: MSSEAIRTAPAGPEHLTSRERWFAFWAIVLGTFVAVLNNSLINVAIPQLTTDLGSTTTRIQWVITGYTLASGIIVPITGFMEQRIGYKKFMILALSVFTIGTLICAFAWNDMSLIMARILAGLGGGLIMPLSMTIVYKIMLREQVGLAIGLWGIAAMAAPAIGPTLSGYLIEWFNWRFLFIACVPIAMFAILMVFVLIKEPPKNQPIKFDLTGFLLSATCAGTLLYALSNGSSSGWTSFKIVGLFFISFWALVFLIYVERGKDNAVIDVSLFKNYKFTVSVIASSFVMMGMMGGTFLAPLFLQSVQSNSAIQTGLILLPQAVAMALMMPIAGKLVDKIGIVPLCLVGLTLTSFMTYHLHTLSPQTSRLWFETVMVMRGMGIGLCLMPLSTVGMNAIADEVSPAKVSSASAASNLIRTLAGSMAIAILTFIMQDRTAVHSQHIAESITVEGGQYLQSVLGSSWLSSATGLISLDAYSRGIADTFLLSSIPLFCCIPLMFLFLGGKRKPKNKEMPLTEEVQAQV; the protein is encoded by the coding sequence ATGTCATCTGAAGCTATACGTACTGCTCCTGCCGGTCCAGAACATCTCACCTCGCGTGAACGCTGGTTTGCATTCTGGGCAATCGTCCTTGGTACATTCGTTGCTGTTCTGAACAATAGTCTGATTAACGTTGCGATTCCGCAGCTTACAACCGATCTTGGATCGACGACGACCCGTATTCAATGGGTGATTACTGGCTATACGCTTGCTTCCGGTATTATCGTGCCGATTACTGGCTTTATGGAGCAGCGGATCGGCTACAAGAAATTTATGATTTTAGCACTGTCGGTGTTTACGATTGGCACGCTGATCTGTGCGTTTGCTTGGAATGATATGTCGCTGATTATGGCGCGTATTCTGGCGGGTCTGGGCGGCGGTCTGATTATGCCGCTTAGTATGACGATTGTATATAAAATCATGCTGCGCGAGCAGGTGGGACTGGCAATTGGTCTATGGGGGATTGCTGCAATGGCAGCACCAGCGATTGGTCCGACATTGAGCGGTTATTTGATCGAATGGTTCAACTGGCGCTTTCTGTTTATCGCTTGTGTGCCGATTGCGATGTTTGCGATTCTGATGGTCTTTGTACTGATCAAGGAGCCGCCGAAGAACCAACCGATCAAATTCGATCTAACCGGATTTCTATTGTCGGCAACGTGTGCGGGAACGTTACTGTACGCACTGTCCAACGGTTCATCGTCCGGCTGGACATCTTTCAAAATCGTCGGCTTATTCTTTATCTCCTTCTGGGCGCTTGTGTTCCTAATCTATGTGGAGCGTGGCAAGGACAATGCCGTTATTGATGTATCGTTATTTAAAAACTATAAATTTACGGTCAGTGTCATCGCATCCAGCTTCGTAATGATGGGCATGATGGGCGGTACTTTTTTGGCGCCGTTATTTTTGCAAAGTGTGCAGTCCAATTCTGCGATCCAAACCGGTCTGATCCTGCTACCACAGGCGGTCGCGATGGCGCTTATGATGCCGATTGCAGGCAAGCTGGTCGACAAGATCGGTATCGTACCGCTTTGTCTGGTCGGGCTGACCTTAACCAGCTTTATGACATACCATCTGCATACGCTGTCGCCACAAACGTCCCGCCTCTGGTTTGAAACGGTGATGGTGATGCGCGGGATGGGGATCGGGCTTTGTCTGATGCCGCTGTCTACGGTCGGTATGAATGCTATTGCGGACGAAGTGTCGCCAGCGAAGGTCAGTAGCGCATCGGCTGCTTCCAACCTGATCCGTACGCTGGCGGGTTCGATGGCAATTGCTATTTTGACCTTTATTATGCAGGATCGTACAGCTGTCCATAGCCAGCATATTGCCGAGTCGATCACGGTTGAGGGCGGACAGTACTTGCAATCCGTACTTGGCAGCTCATGGCTGTCCAGCGCAACGGGGCTGATCTCGTTAGATGCGTATTCGCGTGGGATCGCCGATACCTTCTTACTGTCGTCCATTCCGTTATTCTGCTGCATCCCACTCATGTTCTTATTCCTCGGTGGGAAACGAAAACCGAAGAACAAGGAAATGCCGCTGACGGAAGAAGTTCAGGCGCAGGTATAA
- a CDS encoding imm11 family protein: MNYYVLEYQYPRKGFISGGATFTPAVEYYDPIQTDLPPYTTAEVILDSRLRKMDVDFFYTGTRATVVSDAFKQLLEQYPTPTQFVPAKVYYHNHALVSTTYWIAHRIQPLDCVDYEASQYAGKQLVLRSIQQPPRRIAKGFEHIVLDEQKIGTNEWFTLDYTYISNPIISETLAQEIKARKLHVHTTPIGDFKP, from the coding sequence ATGAACTATTACGTTTTGGAGTATCAATATCCACGCAAAGGATTTATTTCCGGGGGGGCTACATTTACACCTGCAGTAGAATATTATGATCCGATTCAAACGGACCTACCACCCTATACAACTGCTGAAGTAATACTGGATTCGCGTTTACGCAAAATGGATGTCGATTTCTTTTATACTGGTACACGGGCTACTGTAGTATCGGATGCCTTCAAGCAATTACTAGAGCAGTATCCCACACCGACGCAATTCGTACCGGCGAAGGTTTATTATCATAATCACGCGCTGGTCTCTACTACATATTGGATTGCTCATCGTATACAGCCGCTGGATTGTGTTGATTATGAAGCCTCTCAGTATGCCGGAAAGCAATTGGTGCTGCGTTCGATCCAGCAGCCTCCACGCCGAATTGCTAAAGGGTTCGAACACATCGTATTGGATGAACAGAAGATCGGAACAAACGAATGGTTCACACTGGATTATACATACATCTCCAATCCGATCATCTCGGAAACGTTAGCTCAGGAAATCAAGGCACGCAAATTACACGTTCACACTACCCCCATTGGTGATTTTAAACCGTAG